A section of the Paralichthys olivaceus isolate ysfri-2021 chromosome 16, ASM2471397v2, whole genome shotgun sequence genome encodes:
- the LOC109645275 gene encoding THAP domain-containing protein 1 encodes MGGCSAPNCSNSTSIGKQLFRFPKDPVRKKKWLVNCRRDFEPTAHSRLCQDHFEQSQFEEIARSPAGGRKLKPNAIPTLFSVGDPPYPAVTTPYILMPLKPEPVEKELNFGDHGYARRTPLPGMDEEDADMAGEDQQPCTQCQLLKKQLEQEMQHTARLQKEAEEMKKRLYRLDRIEKGLQNFLYEDQIRALSLTKRSRRAVWSPETILKARKIRCAVGTKGYEYLRELGYPLPSYRTLCNRLETKIMVTTDMSCEELAELGLGLVATCDSPTEVVGDNDEEELIGVLS; translated from the exons ATGGGAGGCTGCTCCGCTCCCAACTGCTCCAACTCCACCAGCATCGGCAAACAGCTGTTCAGGTTCCCCAAAGACCCGGTCCGGAAGAAGAAGTGGCTGGTGAACTGTCGACGAGACTTCGAACCCACTGCTCACTCCAGACTGTGTCAG GATCATTTTGAGCAGAGCCAGTTTGAGGAGATAGCCAGGTCTCCAGCCGGGGGAAGGAAGCTGAAGCCCAATGCCATCCCTACTCTGTTCAGTGTTGGAGACCCTCCATACCCTGCAGTCACCACTCCATACATCCTGATGCCCCTAAAACCTGAACCTG TGGAGAAGGAGCTGAACTTTGGGGACCATGGCTATGCCAGACGCACCCCTCTGCCTGGCATGGACGAAGAAGATGCCGACATGGCAGGCGAGGACCAGCAGCCGTGCACACAGTGTCAACTCCTCAAGAAGCAGTTGGAGCAGGAGATGCAGCACACTGCAAGGCTACAGAAGGAG gcagaggagatgaagaaacGTCTTTATCGACTGGACCGGATCGAGAAGGGCCTCCAGAACTTTCTGTACGAGGACCAAATCCGCGCCCTGTCTCTCACCAAGCGCTCCCGTCGGGCTGTCTGGTCTCCCGAGACCATCCTGAAGGCCCGAAAGATCCGCTGCGCAGTTGGCACCAAAGGTTACGAGTACCTGAGAGAGCTGGGATACCCGTTACCCTCATATAGGACTCTGTGTAACCGCCTGGAGACTAAGATCATGGTGACAACTGACATGAGCTGTGAGGAGCTGGCAGAGCTGGGACTCGGGCTCGTGGCCACCTGCGACAGCCCCACAGAGGTTGTTGGGGACAATGACGAGGAAGAACTGATTGGTGTTTTGTCCTGA
- the toe1 gene encoding target of EGR1 protein 1 isoform X1, protein MESPMVVPVIDVQNETFKELWPAMVVAIKTSSFVALDTELSGLGDRKSLLAESIENRYKAICHAARSRSILSLGIACYKKLDLKAADTYLVQVYNLTLLCSEEYIIEPQSVQFLVQHGFDFNKQYAHGIPYCKGNNKGGSDNQGVHIRALFTELLQARKPLVFHNGLIDMVFLYQSFYAHLPERLTTFTADLSEMVPAGIYDTKYVTEFELRFSASYLEYAYKKCKLDNSRSLTSGGSGLHVHVEFCQYAGHMSSYVDYRMCLTVESPEGQTDICQRFSAFGWCPNGTKCPLSHDTDLIILQDEKHKDNKRKKRKRQKKRDRGEAAEGSSICDGAPVNKMPHMEVDQEETDDQQKATPDLCPEHVPPMDSNGNTQQNEGERMNTESKGNGVCEDNTDSRNSVKIAIDEETEMKTKTDDSVERTTADGGREKVSDHSTGTDAQKKKAESGTHRAGFDAFMTGYIFAYSRTFVKNKEAGAVEEECKEHEQPWLPSCLNKVYLSGKSAPLNVVKSTFSKSSKAHVQKMEMLWGGTK, encoded by the exons ATGGAGTCTCCGATGGTTGTTCCAGTCATTGATGTGCAGAATGAGACCTTCAAAGAGCTTTGGCCTGCGATGGTAGTGGCCATTAAAACGTCTTCCTTCGTTGCACTGGACACG GAGCTGAGTGGTCTTGGGGATAGAAAGTCCTTACTGGCCGA ATCCATAGAGAACAGATATAAAGCCATATGTCATGCAGCACGCTCTCGCTCCATCCTCTCCCTGGGAATTGCCTGCTACAAGAAGCTGGACCTCAAG GCTGCAGACACATACCTGGTCCAGGTGTATAACCTCACCCTGCTGTGTTCAGAGGAGTACATCATCGAGCCCCAGTCAGTCCAGTTCCTGGTGCAGCATGGGTTCGACTTTAACAAGCAGTATGCTCATGGAATCCCTTACTGCAAAGGCAATAATAAG GGAGGATCTGATAACCAGGGTGTCCACATCAGGGCGTTATTCACTGAACTGCTGCAAGCCAGGAAACCCCTGGTGTTCCACAATGGCCTCATTGACATGGTCTTCCTTTACCAG AGTTTTTATGCTCACCTGCCCGAGCGTCTGACCACCTTCACTGCCGATCTGTCTGAGATGGTTCCTGCTGGTATCTATGACACCAAATATGTCACTGAATTTGAGCTCCGGTTCAGTGCCTCCTATCTGGAGTATGCCTATAAGAAGTG TAAGCTGGATAACAGTCGAAGTTTGACCTCTGGAGGGAGTGGACTTCATGTCCATGTAGAGTTCTGTCAATATGCCGGTCACATGTCCAGCTATGTGGACTACAGAATGTGTCTAACTGTAGAGTCTCCTGAGGGACAGACTGACATCTGCCAGCGCTTCTCT GCATTTGGCTGGTGTCCGAATGGTACCAAGTGTCCATTATCCCATGACACTGACCTGATCATCCTCCAAGATGAGAAACACAAGGataacaagagaaaaaagaggaagagacagaagaagagagatagaggagaagcagcagagggATCCTCCATCTGTGATGGTGCCCCTGTAAACAAAATGCCCCACATGGAGGTGGATCAAGAAGAAACAGATGACCAACAAAAGGCAACTCCTGATCTGTGCCCAGAACATGTGCCACCAATGGACAGTAATGGAAACACTCAACAGAATGAAGGAGAGAGGATGAACACAGAAAGCAAGGGGAATGGAGTTTGTGAAGACAACACAGACTCCAGGAACTCTGTAAAAATAGCCATTGATGAGGAGACCGAGATGAAAACCAAGACAGATGACAGTGTAGAAAGAACAACAGCAGATGGAGGACGAGAGAAG GTCAGTGACCACTCAACTGGGACGGACGCTCAAAAGAAGAAGGCTGAGTCTGGAACACATCGAGCTGGCTTTGACGCCTTCATGACAGGATACATCTTTGCTTACTCACGTACCTTCGTCAAGAATAAAGAAGCAGGAGCTGTAGAGGAGGAGTGCAAGGAGCATGAGCAGCCGTGGCTTCCGTCTTGTCTCAATAAGGTTTATCTCAGTGGCAAGTCAGCTCCTCTCAATGTGGTTAAAAGCACCTTCTCTAAGTCATCCAAGGCCCACGTGCAGAAGATGGAGATGTTGTGGGGAGGGACAAAGTAG
- the toe1 gene encoding target of EGR1 protein 1 isoform X2 gives MESPMVVPVIDVQNETFKELWPAMVVAIKTSSFVALDTELSGLGDRKSLLAESIENRYKAICHAARSRSILSLGIACYKKLDLKAADTYLVQVYNLTLLCSEEYIIEPQSVQFLVQHGFDFNKQYAHGIPYCKGNNKGGSDNQGVHIRALFTELLQARKPLVFHNGLIDMVFLYQSFYAHLPERLTTFTADLSEMVPAGIYDTKYVTEFELRFSASYLEYAYKKCKLDNSRSLTSGGSGLHVHVEFCQYAGHMSSYVDYRMCLTVESPEGQTDICQRFSAFGWCPNGTKCPLSHDTDLIILQDEKHKDNKRKKRKRQKKRDRGEAAEGSSICDGAPVNKMPHMEVDQEETDDQQKATPDLCPEHVPPMDSNGNTQQNEGERMNTESKGNGVCEDNTDSRNSVSVERTTADGGREKVSDHSTGTDAQKKKAESGTHRAGFDAFMTGYIFAYSRTFVKNKEAGAVEEECKEHEQPWLPSCLNKVYLSGKSAPLNVVKSTFSKSSKAHVQKMEMLWGGTK, from the exons ATGGAGTCTCCGATGGTTGTTCCAGTCATTGATGTGCAGAATGAGACCTTCAAAGAGCTTTGGCCTGCGATGGTAGTGGCCATTAAAACGTCTTCCTTCGTTGCACTGGACACG GAGCTGAGTGGTCTTGGGGATAGAAAGTCCTTACTGGCCGA ATCCATAGAGAACAGATATAAAGCCATATGTCATGCAGCACGCTCTCGCTCCATCCTCTCCCTGGGAATTGCCTGCTACAAGAAGCTGGACCTCAAG GCTGCAGACACATACCTGGTCCAGGTGTATAACCTCACCCTGCTGTGTTCAGAGGAGTACATCATCGAGCCCCAGTCAGTCCAGTTCCTGGTGCAGCATGGGTTCGACTTTAACAAGCAGTATGCTCATGGAATCCCTTACTGCAAAGGCAATAATAAG GGAGGATCTGATAACCAGGGTGTCCACATCAGGGCGTTATTCACTGAACTGCTGCAAGCCAGGAAACCCCTGGTGTTCCACAATGGCCTCATTGACATGGTCTTCCTTTACCAG AGTTTTTATGCTCACCTGCCCGAGCGTCTGACCACCTTCACTGCCGATCTGTCTGAGATGGTTCCTGCTGGTATCTATGACACCAAATATGTCACTGAATTTGAGCTCCGGTTCAGTGCCTCCTATCTGGAGTATGCCTATAAGAAGTG TAAGCTGGATAACAGTCGAAGTTTGACCTCTGGAGGGAGTGGACTTCATGTCCATGTAGAGTTCTGTCAATATGCCGGTCACATGTCCAGCTATGTGGACTACAGAATGTGTCTAACTGTAGAGTCTCCTGAGGGACAGACTGACATCTGCCAGCGCTTCTCT GCATTTGGCTGGTGTCCGAATGGTACCAAGTGTCCATTATCCCATGACACTGACCTGATCATCCTCCAAGATGAGAAACACAAGGataacaagagaaaaaagaggaagagacagaagaagagagatagaggagaagcagcagagggATCCTCCATCTGTGATGGTGCCCCTGTAAACAAAATGCCCCACATGGAGGTGGATCAAGAAGAAACAGATGACCAACAAAAGGCAACTCCTGATCTGTGCCCAGAACATGTGCCACCAATGGACAGTAATGGAAACACTCAACAGAATGAAGGAGAGAGGATGAACACAGAAAGCAAGGGGAATGGAGTTTGTGAAGACAACACAGACTCCAGGAACTCT GTCAGTGTAGAAAGAACAACAGCAGATGGAGGACGAGAGAAGGTCAGTGACCACTCAACTGGGACGGACGCTCAAAAGAAGAAGGCTGAGTCTGGAACACATCGAGCTGGCTTTGACGCCTTCATGACAGGATACATCTTTGCTTACTCACGTACCTTCGTCAAGAATAAAGAAGCAGGAGCTGTAGAGGAGGAGTGCAAGGAGCATGAGCAGCCGTGGCTTCCGTCTTGTCTCAATAAGGTTTATCTCAGTGGCAAGTCAGCTCCTCTCAATGTGGTTAAAAGCACCTTCTCTAAGTCATCCAAGGCCCACGTGCAGAAGATGGAGATGTTGTGGGGAGGGACAAAGTAG
- the elovl8a gene encoding ELOVL fatty acid elongase 8a, whose amino-acid sequence MKGVQFLSLWQKIQQFYRGILDNGDKRTDSWLLVYSPVPISCIFLCYLLIIWAGPKLMAKRQPVNLRPVLIVYNFAMVCLSAYMFYEFTASSWLARYSLLCQPVDYSDSPQAMRMARVCWWFYFSKVIELSDTIFFILRKKNSQLTFLHIYHHATMIFNWWAGVKYVAGGQSFLIGLINSLVHVVMYLYYGLAAVGPSMTKYLWWKRYLTSLQLLQFFVVTIHTTYNLFADCDFPDSMNAVVFAYSLSLIALFSNFYYRSYLAKKKTT is encoded by the exons ATGAAG gGTGTCCAGTTTCTCTCCCTGTGGCAGAAAATCCAACAATTCTACCGAGGGATTCTGGACAATGGAG ACAAGAGGACAGACAGCTGGCTGCTGGTCTATTCTCCTGTTCCAATCAGCTGCATCTTCCTGTGTTACCTGCTCATCATATGGGCAGGGCCGAAGCTGATGGCCAAGAGGCAGCCAGTAAACCTCAGACCTGTCCTGATCGTGTACAACTTTGCTAtggtctgcctgtctgcctacATGTTCTATGAG TTCACAGCCTCTTCCTGGTTGGCCAGATACAGTCTGCTGTGCCAGCCAGTTGACTACAGTGACAGCCCACAGGCCATGAGG ATGGCAAGAGTATGCTGGTGGTTCTACTTCTCCAAAGTGATCGAGCTCAGTGACACT ATATTTTTCATCCTAAGAAAAAAGAACAGTCAGCTGACCTTCCTCCATATCTACCATCACGCCACCATGATCTTCAACTGGTGGGCCGGGGTTAAATATGTGGCTGGGGGCCAGT CCTTTCTGATTGGTCTGATCAACTCCCTGGTCCATGTAGTGATGTATTTGTACTATGGTCTGGCAGCTGTGGGACCGAGCATGACCAAATACCTGTGGTGGAAACGTTACCTCACCTCCCTGCAGCTG CTCCAGTTCTTCGTCGTCACCATCCACACCACCTACAACCTGTTTGCTGACTGCGACTTCCCTGACTCCATGAACGCGGTGGTGTTCGCCTACTCTCTCAGCCTCATCGCTCTCTTCAGTAACTTCTATTACCGCAGCTACTTGGCCAAGAAGAAGACAACGTAG
- the selenop2 gene encoding selenoprotein Pb has protein sequence MRSLSLLWLCVALPSVLLASQVTLFVEGDNNASRICKPAPHWEIKGQAPMQELLGNVVVVVLLKATUHFCLTQASRIGGLRDRLNHSNLTKVSYIIVNEREAQSRAMYWELKRRAPPGVPVYQQAPFQDDVWEALDGDKDDFLVYDRCGLLTFHIVLPYSYLHNPYVEAAIRATYQKDICNCSANWKNSSMKNETAPNINQILPTVQLETDYPEGDQAPTHQQIHHHHHHHHHQHDHHYHHTSQGNQSQPQDTSQNKTLNLHQHHQPHHQHRHNH, from the exons ATGCGTTCGCTCTCTTTGCTGTGGCTGTGCGTGGCCCTGCCAAGTGTGCTGTTGGCCTCGCAAGTCACTCTGTTCGTGGAGGGAGACAACAATGCCTCTCGGATCTGCAAACCAGCCCCCCACTGGGAGATTAAGGGACAAGCACCCATGCAGGAGCTGCTGGGAAACGTGGTAGTGGTGGTGCTCCTGAAGGCCACCTGACACTTCTGTCTCACCCAGGCCAGCAG AATTGGAGGCCTGCGTGACAGGCTAAACCACAGCAACCTGACCAAGGTGTCCTACATTATAGTGAACGAGCGAGAGGCTCAATCCAGGGCGATGTACTGGGAACTGAAGAGAAGAGCGCCACCTGGTGTTCCTGTGTACCAGCAAGCGCCCTTTCAGGATGATGTGTGGGAGGCTCTGGATGGTGACAAAGATGACTTCCTGGTCTATGATAG GTGTGGTCTCCTCACCTTCCACATAGTGCTGCCGTACAGTTACCTGCATAACCCCTATGTAGAGGCTGCAATCAGAGCCACTTATCAGAAAGATATCTGCAACTGCTCT GCTAACTGGAAGAACAGCAGCATGAAGAATGAGACAGCACCGAACATCAACCAAATATTACCCACAGTTCAGTTGGAAACTGATTATCCAGAGGGGGACCAAGCACCTACACATCAACaaatccatcatcatcatcatcatcaccatcatcaacacGATCACCATTACCATCATACAAGTCAAGGGAATCAGTCCCAGCCTCAGGATACGAGCCAAAATAAAACTCTGAATCTTCATCAACACCACCAGCCTCATCATCAACATCGCCACAATCACTAG